A portion of the Chryseobacterium tructae genome contains these proteins:
- a CDS encoding DUF5977 domain-containing protein: MDDFRKNPAFSQSLVSTSVHEPLVGLKISTTPNGMKDYYEYDGANRLKKMLDINSNIVKEHTYNYVGSTRFYNSDQEQTFTRTNCRRLENPGTYTYKVPANTYASEINVGDANQKALQEIASMGQNTTNTLGLCNPKPFDCTIQVNMSVYDNSSGFFSKIYSATGEKFRGTIAFNTGTINWSNIGTYVTVGKITGICLPKIFKSYSSGIDWSLTLQSNGDLVARWSNPFGNVTPKKLEIVNFEFTYDLD; this comes from the coding sequence TTGGATGATTTCAGAAAAAATCCAGCTTTCTCACAAAGCTTAGTCTCAACATCTGTACATGAGCCGCTTGTTGGATTGAAAATTTCTACAACACCCAACGGGATGAAGGATTATTATGAATATGATGGAGCCAACCGTTTAAAAAAGATGCTTGATATTAATTCCAATATTGTAAAAGAACATACCTATAATTACGTGGGAAGTACAAGGTTTTATAATTCTGATCAAGAACAAACTTTCACCAGAACAAATTGCAGAAGACTTGAAAATCCGGGGACTTATACCTATAAAGTTCCTGCCAATACATACGCTTCCGAAATAAACGTAGGGGATGCTAATCAGAAAGCATTACAAGAAATTGCAAGTATGGGACAAAATACCACAAATACTTTAGGACTATGTAATCCTAAACCTTTTGACTGTACAATACAAGTGAATATGTCTGTATATGATAATAGCTCAGGTTTTTTTAGTAAAATTTATAGTGCTACAGGAGAAAAGTTTAGAGGAACAATCGCTTTTAATACGGGGACAATCAATTGGTCTAACATAGGAACATATGTTACTGTAGGAAAAATCACAGGTATCTGCCTGCCTAAAATATTTAAGTCATATAGTTCTGGTATAGACTGGTCTTTAACATTACAATCTAATGGAGATCTTGTCGCGAGATGGAGTAACCCATTTGGGAATGTAACGCCTAAAAAATTAGAGATTGTGAACTTTGAATTTACGTATGACCTTGATTAA
- a CDS encoding DUF6443 domain-containing protein, producing MKKLIIPIGVLLVSIHAKAQFTNTQNYIQTRVYLEPVTQTTGNAKQNNSVQYFDGLGRLKQLISIKSSPKGNDVVLPVTYDGFGNQTREYLPVPQSGTQNGTIYAQSAGQVNFPVGDPQNLYANEKAFSEKIPEPSPLGRIKDQIQVGNDWQNKPVKFEYGSNSTPDQVKKFTVTTNWDNEATKSDPPTSGFYLEAQLYKNTITDEDGNKTIEFTNDRGQIILVRKVISDSENADTYYVYNEFDQLVFVVPPLLSKIQNWTPEDRNNFAFEYSYDRKGRLVEKKLPGKGKECMVYDNNDRLVLYQDANLKGLNKWLITKYDYQGRTVYTGFLTGGERAGRQNEIKDLVITESRSTTGFNRNGMTVYYTDNYFVGEIPTILTVNYYDSYPQYGFNPAFPTNILGESVLTETPNAKGVSIKGLSVMSLVKNVEDDNWTKSYLYYDSKGRAIGTHSINYLGGYTHTESKLDFAGVVQNTVTTHVRTPNEAGVNIKERFVYDSQNRLKERWHKIEGRKEELIAANTYNELSQLESKKVGGVSVSYPLQQIDYKYNIRGWMTHINDPANLGSDLFGYKINYNKVEGKEVPNNDYLDLKVKPKYNGNIAEVSWKTLTEVNEPLKTYGYVYDPLNRLSAGFYQKAGNELAKEYFERLEYDLNGNVTRLKRSAGMLIGSNTALAIDDLKYDYIGNKLIRITDQQMNFSGYPYTANPGTIVYDNGNVSGNGNMTSHPDKGISSIQYNYLNLPKQIIQSSKVTDYTYRADGTKVKKLFGDIETDYLDGFQYKSTRPSEENSSGGGGIILEPDPSEVATIKLRIIPTSEGYYDVLNKLYVYNYTDHLGNVRLSYADTNQDGLIQPRQYFQSQCEDIPWDPWNPPNCIDTWKPGEIVENNNYYPFGLLHDYTATAQNAYQYKYNGKELQETGMYDYGARMYMSDIARWGVTDPLADK from the coding sequence ATGAAAAAACTAATTATCCCTATAGGAGTACTTTTGGTGTCAATACATGCAAAAGCTCAATTTACCAATACTCAAAATTATATACAAACGCGAGTATACCTTGAGCCGGTAACCCAAACCACCGGAAATGCAAAACAGAATAATTCTGTTCAATATTTTGACGGATTAGGAAGATTAAAACAGCTGATAAGTATAAAGTCGTCTCCAAAAGGAAACGATGTTGTACTTCCTGTTACTTATGATGGCTTTGGAAACCAGACCAGAGAATATCTTCCTGTTCCACAATCAGGAACACAGAATGGAACAATATATGCTCAGAGTGCGGGGCAGGTTAATTTCCCCGTAGGTGATCCACAAAATCTTTATGCTAATGAAAAAGCATTTTCCGAAAAGATACCTGAGCCTTCTCCGTTAGGAAGAATTAAGGATCAGATCCAGGTGGGAAATGATTGGCAAAATAAACCCGTAAAATTTGAATACGGGAGTAATAGTACGCCGGATCAGGTGAAGAAATTTACGGTAACAACCAATTGGGACAATGAGGCCACGAAAAGTGACCCTCCTACTTCCGGATTTTACCTCGAAGCTCAGCTTTATAAGAATACAATAACTGATGAAGATGGGAACAAAACCATAGAATTTACAAACGATCGTGGGCAGATTATATTGGTTCGAAAAGTTATCAGCGATTCAGAAAATGCCGATACATATTATGTTTATAATGAATTTGATCAGCTCGTATTTGTAGTACCACCATTATTATCTAAAATCCAGAACTGGACTCCGGAGGATCGAAATAATTTTGCCTTCGAATACAGTTATGACAGAAAAGGAAGACTTGTTGAGAAAAAATTACCTGGTAAAGGAAAAGAATGTATGGTCTATGATAACAATGATAGACTGGTTTTGTATCAGGATGCTAATCTAAAAGGCCTTAATAAATGGTTAATCACAAAGTATGATTATCAAGGAAGAACTGTGTATACAGGCTTTTTGACAGGTGGAGAAAGAGCAGGAAGGCAAAATGAAATTAAAGATCTTGTTATTACGGAGAGCAGAAGCACAACAGGGTTCAATAGAAATGGAATGACTGTATATTATACTGATAATTATTTCGTTGGGGAAATTCCAACAATTTTAACAGTAAATTACTATGATTCTTATCCTCAGTATGGTTTTAATCCAGCATTCCCCACTAATATTTTGGGAGAATCTGTACTCACAGAGACACCTAATGCAAAAGGAGTATCAATCAAGGGGTTGTCTGTAATGAGTTTAGTGAAAAACGTTGAAGATGATAACTGGACAAAGAGCTATCTGTACTATGATTCTAAAGGAAGGGCTATTGGAACTCATTCCATTAATTATTTAGGAGGATATACCCACACTGAATCTAAATTAGATTTTGCAGGAGTAGTTCAAAATACAGTAACCACTCATGTAAGGACACCTAATGAAGCGGGAGTGAATATCAAAGAACGTTTTGTATATGATAGCCAAAATCGCTTGAAAGAGCGTTGGCATAAGATAGAGGGTAGAAAGGAAGAGCTTATTGCAGCCAATACCTATAATGAGCTATCTCAGTTGGAATCCAAAAAAGTGGGTGGAGTTTCTGTCAGTTATCCACTTCAGCAAATTGACTATAAGTATAATATCAGAGGTTGGATGACCCATATTAATGATCCTGCAAACTTAGGAAGCGATTTGTTTGGTTATAAAATCAATTATAATAAAGTAGAAGGGAAGGAAGTTCCCAACAATGATTATTTAGATTTAAAAGTAAAGCCTAAGTACAATGGAAATATTGCTGAGGTATCCTGGAAGACTCTTACAGAAGTTAATGAACCTCTTAAAACCTATGGCTATGTATATGATCCGCTCAATAGACTTTCTGCAGGTTTCTACCAAAAAGCAGGAAATGAGTTAGCTAAAGAATATTTTGAAAGACTGGAATATGATCTGAATGGAAATGTTACAAGGCTTAAAAGGTCTGCAGGTATGTTGATAGGAAGCAATACAGCGCTGGCTATTGATGATCTTAAATATGATTATATTGGAAACAAATTGATTCGTATTACCGATCAGCAAATGAATTTTTCAGGGTATCCTTACACTGCAAATCCAGGTACCATAGTCTATGATAACGGAAATGTATCAGGAAATGGGAATATGACCAGCCATCCTGATAAAGGTATTTCATCCATTCAATATAATTATTTAAATTTGCCAAAGCAGATTATCCAGAGTTCTAAGGTGACAGATTATACCTACAGGGCGGATGGAACAAAAGTAAAGAAGCTTTTTGGAGATATTGAAACAGATTATTTAGATGGGTTTCAGTATAAATCTACGAGACCTTCGGAAGAGAATTCTTCAGGGGGAGGAGGGATTATTCTTGAACCTGATCCCTCTGAAGTGGCTACAATCAAGTTAAGAATTATACCGACATCTGAGGGGTATTATGACGTACTTAATAAGTTGTATGTTTATAATTACACAGATCATTTGGGAAATGTACGATTAAGTTATGCAGATACTAATCAAGATGGACTTATCCAGCCAAGACAGTATTTTCAGAGCCAATGTGAGGATATTCCATGGGATCCCTGGAACCCACCTAATTGTATAGACACTTGGAAACCTGGAGAAATTGTGGAAAACAATAACTATTATCCTTTTGGATTGCTGCATGATTATACTGCTACAGCTCAAAATGCTTATCAGTATAAGTATAACGGGAAGGAATTGCAGGAAACAGGAATGTATGACTATGGAGCTAGAATGTATATGAGTGATATCGCAAGATGGGGAGTTACAGATCCATTAGCAGACAAATGA
- a CDS encoding integrase core domain-containing protein gives MAGSLIHHSDRGLQYCSNEYQNVLQKHQLKCSMTQNSDPYENAVAERVNGILKHEFNIDRHHINHALRRKLVEESIEIYNELRPHFSNYYLTPNQMHKQSEIKMRTYKNKNQSKKNFALV, from the coding sequence ATGGCGGGATCCTTAATCCATCATTCTGATCGTGGCTTACAATACTGCTCGAATGAATACCAGAACGTTTTGCAAAAGCATCAATTAAAATGTAGTATGACACAAAATTCCGATCCTTATGAAAATGCAGTAGCGGAGAGAGTGAATGGCATTTTAAAGCACGAATTTAATATTGACAGGCATCATATAAACCATGCTTTAAGAAGAAAGTTAGTAGAGGAATCCATCGAAATTTACAATGAGCTGCGTCCTCATTTTTCAAATTACTATCTAACCCCAAACCAGATGCATAAGCAGTCAGAAATTAAAATGAGAACTTATAAAAATAAAAACCAAAGCAAAAAAAACTTTGCTCTGGTTTAA
- a CDS encoding phage integrase SAM-like domain-containing protein, whose protein sequence is MASVSFFIRGKIADKESTIWAKFRDRDIDIRVPVPYLSCKPKDWKDGKCRIPSKKMHKDDVETINTRLSQLEASIISSYVEDKPELDLKEWLKSIIEPKSSEDEKVSYSDDVVSFIDIYISLKKDSITESTVKKANVVKQLLQRYTDSKSNKTFRNLKFKDLDNNFRIDFEKYCQNEMYKISNTYKNLKFLKMVCNVAVSFDIEVHKHVKNWKFEVEKVTKNDPKSIYLTFGELDKIEQTEMPNDHLDNARDWLLIACYTGQRVSDYLKFTSSMIVEDTEGQKYLEFIQQKTNAKMKIPLLKKVQEILDKRAGEFPRRISDVKFNLYIKDVCKTAGIDDVIYNGKVLTIEREGKPKITRKVFAEFPKHELVTSHIGRKSFASNFYGIIATTYLLNFTGHATERQLLAYINKTETEKAKATANVFKSLGY, encoded by the coding sequence ATGGCATCAGTAAGTTTTTTTATTAGGGGAAAGATAGCAGATAAAGAAAGTACAATTTGGGCAAAGTTCAGAGATCGAGATATTGATATTCGTGTACCTGTTCCGTATTTGAGTTGCAAACCGAAAGATTGGAAGGATGGTAAATGTAGAATACCGTCTAAAAAGATGCACAAAGACGATGTAGAAACTATTAACACTCGGTTATCACAGCTAGAAGCTAGCATTATTTCCAGCTATGTGGAGGATAAGCCTGAACTAGATTTGAAAGAATGGTTAAAATCAATCATTGAGCCTAAAAGCTCGGAAGATGAAAAAGTAAGTTATTCGGATGATGTAGTTTCTTTCATAGATATTTATATTTCCCTTAAAAAAGATAGTATTACAGAATCTACTGTAAAAAAAGCTAATGTAGTAAAACAGTTATTACAAAGATATACAGATAGCAAAAGTAATAAGACTTTCAGGAATTTGAAATTTAAAGATTTGGATAATAATTTCAGAATTGATTTTGAAAAGTACTGCCAAAACGAGATGTATAAAATTTCAAATACGTATAAAAATTTAAAGTTCTTAAAAATGGTTTGCAATGTAGCAGTATCTTTTGATATTGAAGTGCATAAACATGTGAAGAATTGGAAATTTGAAGTTGAAAAAGTAACAAAGAATGATCCAAAGTCGATATACTTAACGTTTGGGGAGCTTGATAAGATTGAACAAACCGAAATGCCCAACGATCATTTGGATAATGCAAGAGACTGGTTATTAATCGCATGTTATACTGGACAAAGGGTGAGTGATTATCTGAAATTCACATCTTCTATGATTGTGGAAGACACTGAAGGTCAAAAGTATCTAGAGTTTATACAGCAAAAAACAAATGCTAAAATGAAAATTCCTCTTTTAAAGAAAGTCCAAGAAATTTTAGACAAAAGAGCGGGGGAATTTCCGAGGAGAATATCAGATGTAAAATTTAATCTTTATATCAAAGATGTATGCAAAACTGCTGGCATTGATGATGTGATTTATAACGGAAAAGTCCTAACGATAGAGCGGGAAGGAAAACCTAAAATTACAAGGAAAGTATTTGCTGAATTCCCTAAACATGAATTAGTTACATCTCATATAGGTCGTAAAAGTTTTGCTTCAAATTTTTATGGAATAATAGCTACAACTTATTTGCTTAATTTTACGGGACACGCCACAGAAAGGCAACTACTAGCCTATATTAACAAAACAGAAACAGAGAAAGCTAAAGCCACAGCAAACGTTTTTAAAAGTTTAGGGTATTAA
- a CDS encoding helix-turn-helix domain-containing protein, protein MTNSAIQLMQIDLDSFGQFIQKLVREELEKIIPTYSEEKEFYTREETAKLLNVSLTTLFHWNNDSTLKNTKIGKRVYYSKNEVFSKLKQVS, encoded by the coding sequence ATGACAAATTCAGCAATCCAATTGATGCAAATAGATTTAGATTCTTTTGGTCAATTTATTCAAAAATTAGTTAGGGAAGAATTAGAAAAAATTATTCCTACATATTCAGAGGAAAAAGAGTTTTATACTCGTGAAGAAACTGCTAAACTTTTAAATGTAAGTTTGACAACATTATTTCACTGGAATAATGATAGTACTTTAAAAAATACCAAAATCGGCAAAAGAGTATATTACTCAAAAAATGAAGTTTTTTCAAAACTAAAACAAGTTTCTTAA
- a CDS encoding ParB/RepB/Spo0J family partition protein translates to MSNTIQLLGQSYNVSYHYEDLTTISELQSYLTIADINRYSQLKADIEKNGINDPILYYTTANGIKLVIDGHVRLKACIDLKISDIPKKAIKVDFETLSDIQFWMVKNQCQRRNLTQIQKIQLACLHEEKIQLAAKDNLINAGKGNSVEKAVDTLLEIAKIANVGRTTVARYKKVVSSGLEDIIQKMITKDLSISSAYKEVQKSKKNELLKTIENPVQEEATVEQETKEEHEPQYVNDINAGMYLLRGNEVECFIMTKDQNKVKEITQQPNVKYAVFIIED, encoded by the coding sequence ATGTCAAATACAATTCAATTATTAGGTCAAAGCTATAATGTAAGCTATCATTATGAAGATTTAACGACAATTTCAGAGTTACAATCCTATCTTACCATTGCAGATATAAATAGATATAGCCAGTTAAAAGCAGATATTGAAAAAAATGGAATTAACGACCCAATTCTATATTATACAACTGCAAACGGAATCAAACTCGTTATTGACGGTCATGTACGCTTAAAAGCCTGTATAGATTTAAAAATATCAGATATTCCAAAAAAAGCAATCAAAGTAGACTTTGAAACTCTTTCTGATATTCAGTTTTGGATGGTTAAAAATCAATGTCAAAGAAGAAATCTTACACAAATCCAGAAAATACAACTTGCCTGTTTGCATGAAGAAAAAATACAACTAGCTGCAAAAGATAATCTTATTAATGCAGGTAAAGGTAATAGCGTTGAAAAAGCAGTTGATACACTTTTAGAAATAGCAAAAATCGCCAATGTTGGCAGAACAACTGTTGCCAGATATAAGAAAGTTGTAAGCAGTGGTTTGGAAGATATTATACAAAAAATGATTACAAAAGATTTAAGTATCTCTTCTGCATATAAAGAAGTTCAAAAATCAAAAAAAAATGAGTTACTAAAAACTATTGAAAACCCTGTTCAAGAGGAGGCTACCGTTGAACAAGAAACTAAAGAGGAACACGAACCTCAATATGTGAACGATATTAATGCTGGTATGTATCTTTTAAGGGGCAATGAAGTTGAATGCTTTATAATGACTAAAGATCAAAATAAAGTAAAAGAAATTACTCAACAACCAAATGTAAAATACGCTGTATTTATCATTGAGGACTAA
- a CDS encoding DUF4280 domain-containing protein has product MPQHITDTTQLKCDKGASPTPLTVTSQSFISIDGKLQATEEDKQPNTNIKPFGVCSVLRSSCTPSPVKWDNTSDFEIEGKKELLDTSTCQCSVGGKISIVQSAQNFVKE; this is encoded by the coding sequence ATGCCCCAGCATATCACAGATACAACTCAATTAAAATGTGATAAAGGAGCTTCACCAACTCCACTCACAGTAACAAGTCAATCTTTTATAAGCATTGATGGAAAGTTACAGGCTACGGAAGAGGACAAACAGCCTAATACCAATATTAAACCTTTTGGTGTATGTAGTGTTTTAAGATCTTCTTGTACACCTTCTCCTGTTAAATGGGATAATACCTCTGATTTTGAAATTGAGGGTAAAAAAGAGCTGTTAGATACCTCTACTTGCCAGTGTTCTGTTGGCGGGAAAATATCCATTGTACAATCTGCTCAAAATTTTGTGAAAGAATAA
- a CDS encoding type VI secretion system amidase effector protein Tae4: protein MKINNFIPTLLEQRRGIVATSGNQQTRPVQVLRPSWRDMIKNYPNSSVDVITLYNEIGNGLIGYYNKSATDWENTCAFRMSKGLNYSGFKLPYDNSKYKAKGAKGGVHKGDDKLNYWYRVKELGKYLEDHLGKPEFDETLKKAGLGQVKEGLSKENWDKLRKMKGIIMFKVSGWGNASGHFTLWDGSNLIYPGDPQHNNPNSEYYYFKMKYERYDSSKRTNIVIQTDEIKLWELK from the coding sequence ATGAAAATTAATAATTTTATACCAACATTACTTGAACAACGGAGAGGTATCGTTGCAACAAGTGGAAATCAACAGACAAGACCAGTTCAGGTTTTAAGACCAAGCTGGAGAGATATGATTAAAAACTATCCTAATAGCTCCGTGGACGTAATTACATTGTATAATGAGATTGGTAATGGCTTGATTGGGTATTATAATAAATCAGCCACTGATTGGGAGAACACATGTGCTTTTAGAATGAGTAAAGGATTAAACTACAGTGGTTTCAAATTACCTTACGATAATTCTAAATATAAAGCAAAAGGAGCAAAAGGAGGAGTCCATAAAGGTGATGATAAGTTAAATTACTGGTATAGAGTTAAGGAATTGGGTAAATACTTGGAAGATCACTTAGGCAAACCTGAATTTGACGAGACATTAAAAAAAGCAGGATTAGGACAAGTAAAAGAAGGTTTGTCTAAAGAAAATTGGGATAAACTTCGTAAAATGAAAGGAATTATTATGTTTAAAGTATCTGGTTGGGGGAACGCCTCTGGACATTTTACACTTTGGGATGGAAGTAATTTAATATATCCTGGAGACCCTCAGCATAACAATCCTAATAGTGAATATTATTACTTTAAAATGAAATATGAACGATATGACTCTTCTAAAAGGACGAATATTGTTATACAAACAGATGAAATAAAGTTATGGGAATTAAAATAA
- a CDS encoding type VI secretion system Vgr family protein, with protein sequence MKKNTSNSDKISENHIAGINRVVKLDIVVDGKPLSHFKHFRLQQSAKSHHNFELTLAHDSLGEAQNHNLEQAKQFFGKRLTVTFKYKDPENESPERTFVGVIMKVAFSQEKMSLGNIVLKGSSPTILMDSAPHTQSFGGSQPVNTSIIADRIIKESLGTNNFDFRIDTQNKGYINYSSQYCETHYNYLARIAEAYGEQFYYDGEVLHFGKLPPHEKSIKLIDGSNVNDVQIELNAVHIKPEYFGYNSSNNAKIIGVDNKIKHLGELSSETYDLNNNIFKTRSLTPAPVNPNMFLDIDDSQKSARGSKAVDVFTVSGKTTVPFLFTGCVADLAMRKPDSNQTAHFTTLMMTEVNHEVDARGYYTGSFQAIAEGTGFMPKPDFIMPKAEPQIATVISNVDPLNQGRIQVRFDWQLNDTTHFIRMMSPDAGGTDAISQNRGFVAVPEIGDQVMVGFEYHNPDFPFAMGGMFHGGVGLGGGMDNRVKSLQTRSGHRLVFTEDESILLTDKSGNELRFDTEGSNINITSPETITIKSKNLKFDIEENIETKAGKNMDTNVGQNIKIIAKQEISQDSGKKTIINAGTNTEISAKAHLDLYGKEKFIGYTDGQTEFGAKDRMHVYGANSLLTAKDKIEYKAPQMNKVPQNGEFEYTKEKQIASMYWAYEEENTSLMDDSKFFVDMNLIVQTRNYEEGENIDVTIKSDDGEPLADGINELTLSGTVDKDGMVIFKEPLKAYTLELMTEETENT encoded by the coding sequence ATGAAAAAAAACACTTCAAATTCAGACAAGATATCAGAGAATCATATAGCAGGTATTAACCGTGTGGTGAAGCTTGATATTGTGGTTGATGGAAAACCTCTCAGCCACTTTAAGCACTTCCGATTACAACAAAGCGCTAAATCTCATCATAATTTTGAACTTACTCTAGCGCATGATTCTTTAGGTGAAGCACAAAACCATAACTTAGAACAGGCAAAACAGTTTTTCGGCAAAAGATTAACTGTCACTTTCAAGTATAAAGATCCTGAAAACGAAAGCCCAGAACGGACATTTGTAGGAGTTATTATGAAGGTCGCATTCAGTCAGGAAAAGATGAGTCTGGGAAACATTGTCCTAAAAGGAAGTAGCCCAACAATACTGATGGATTCTGCCCCACATACTCAAAGTTTTGGAGGGAGTCAGCCCGTCAATACATCAATTATTGCTGACAGGATCATTAAAGAGTCTTTGGGTACTAATAACTTCGATTTCAGAATTGATACACAAAATAAAGGATATATTAATTATAGCTCACAATACTGCGAAACTCATTATAACTACCTTGCCAGAATTGCAGAGGCTTATGGAGAACAATTTTATTATGATGGTGAGGTGCTTCACTTCGGAAAGTTACCACCTCATGAAAAATCCATAAAGCTTATTGATGGCAGTAATGTCAATGATGTACAGATAGAGCTAAATGCGGTACATATCAAGCCAGAATATTTTGGTTATAATAGCAGTAATAACGCAAAAATTATTGGCGTTGATAATAAGATCAAGCATCTTGGTGAACTATCATCGGAGACATACGACCTTAACAACAATATATTTAAAACCCGCTCACTGACTCCTGCTCCTGTAAACCCTAATATGTTCCTTGATATAGATGATTCACAAAAAAGTGCAAGAGGGAGTAAAGCTGTAGATGTTTTTACCGTTTCAGGAAAAACGACAGTACCATTTCTGTTTACAGGTTGTGTTGCAGATCTAGCTATGAGAAAACCAGATAGTAATCAAACTGCACACTTCACTACATTGATGATGACTGAGGTAAATCATGAAGTGGATGCAAGAGGATACTACACAGGAAGTTTTCAAGCAATCGCTGAAGGAACTGGCTTTATGCCTAAGCCTGATTTTATAATGCCAAAAGCTGAACCACAAATTGCAACTGTTATTTCAAATGTAGATCCTTTAAACCAAGGAAGAATACAAGTGAGATTTGACTGGCAATTGAATGATACAACTCATTTTATCCGAATGATGAGCCCAGATGCAGGCGGAACAGATGCAATAAGCCAAAACAGAGGATTTGTTGCAGTTCCTGAAATCGGGGATCAGGTAATGGTAGGTTTTGAATATCACAATCCAGATTTTCCTTTTGCAATGGGTGGAATGTTTCATGGTGGTGTAGGTTTAGGAGGTGGAATGGACAACCGTGTAAAATCTTTACAGACCAGAAGTGGACATAGGCTCGTATTTACAGAAGATGAAAGCATTTTACTGACTGATAAAAGTGGTAATGAATTGAGATTTGATACAGAAGGAAGCAATATCAATATTACCTCCCCTGAAACTATTACCATAAAATCAAAGAACCTGAAGTTTGATATTGAAGAGAATATTGAAACCAAAGCAGGAAAGAATATGGATACCAATGTTGGGCAGAATATCAAAATTATTGCTAAACAAGAGATAAGCCAGGACAGTGGTAAGAAAACCATTATTAATGCTGGAACTAATACTGAAATATCAGCAAAAGCTCACCTAGACCTTTATGGCAAAGAAAAATTCATAGGTTACACAGATGGGCAGACAGAGTTTGGAGCAAAAGACAGAATGCATGTATATGGTGCGAACTCATTACTGACTGCTAAAGATAAGATTGAGTATAAAGCTCCTCAAATGAATAAAGTTCCTCAAAATGGTGAGTTTGAGTATACAAAAGAAAAGCAAATAGCATCAATGTATTGGGCTTATGAAGAAGAAAATACATCCTTAATGGATGATTCCAAGTTTTTTGTTGATATGAATCTCATTGTTCAAACAAGAAACTATGAGGAGGGAGAAAATATTGATGTTACTATAAAGTCTGATGATGGTGAACCATTAGCAGATGGCATTAATGAATTAACTTTATCAGGAACTGTTGATAAAGATGGAATGGTAATTTTTAAAGAGCCATTAAAAGCTTACACTCTTGAGCTTATGACGGAAGAAACAGAAAACACATAA
- a CDS encoding DUF2695 domain-containing protein, with product MDKDEKERRKQFLKELREKKQKEFEQSLPMDREIFENLFDYLDNQLEENNCDDTNKLTLEFLVKNKIENIETVLNWFAENGGYCDCEILANVEEKFEN from the coding sequence ATGGACAAAGACGAAAAAGAACGAAGAAAACAATTTTTGAAAGAGTTGCGAGAAAAGAAACAAAAAGAGTTTGAACAGAGTTTGCCAATGGACAGAGAAATTTTTGAAAATTTATTTGATTATCTTGACAATCAATTAGAAGAAAATAATTGTGATGATACAAACAAATTGACATTAGAATTTTTAGTAAAAAATAAGATAGAAAATATTGAAACTGTTTTAAACTGGTTTGCTGAAAACGGTGGTTATTGTGACTGTGAAATTTTAGCGAATGTTGAAGAAAAATTTGAAAATTAA
- a CDS encoding antirestriction protein ArdA: MTKLTNCLDTASIYVGTYAKYNNCSLFGKWMNLSDYSNYNELLSAMYELHKDEHDPEFMFQDYECPILEKLGLLSECNISKDIYDVLEQINDSGHDVEVYEACLDNLGNMDFQSLYEYVNNFYYGEYDSDEDFVQWLYEDDTFNIPNWIVIDWEATARSIMFDYFESNGHYFKS; this comes from the coding sequence ATGACAAAGTTAACAAATTGTCTTGATACTGCTAGTATCTACGTAGGAACGTACGCAAAGTACAATAACTGCTCACTATTTGGGAAATGGATGAACCTTTCCGATTATTCTAATTATAACGAACTGCTCAGTGCAATGTATGAACTTCATAAAGACGAACATGATCCCGAATTTATGTTTCAAGATTATGAATGTCCAATTCTGGAAAAGCTGGGATTATTGAGCGAATGTAATATATCAAAAGATATTTATGACGTTCTTGAACAGATCAATGATTCTGGACATGACGTAGAGGTATACGAAGCGTGTTTGGATAATCTCGGAAATATGGACTTTCAAAGCTTGTATGAATATGTAAACAATTTTTATTACGGCGAATACGACAGCGATGAAGATTTTGTACAATGGCTGTACGAAGATGACACGTTTAATATTCCTAATTGGATTGTTATTGATTGGGAAGCTACGGCAAGAAGTATAATGTTTGATTACTTTGAGAGTAATGGACATTATTTTAAATCGTAG